The following are encoded together in the Gemmatimonadota bacterium genome:
- a CDS encoding S9 family peptidase codes for MASALLSISACGGTSGGGSAPPPAPLLPLQLLLAPATNVAPQVSPDGRWISFLRPVNGAMNLFVAPADSIGAARAVTTRTGRGLQPFDVSGNVLYRWTPDSRRLLFPQDANGDEKWNLHVVDIASREERNLTPIAGKEVSFLAFDASDPNVAAIAVKDRSPYFPDLYRLDLATGERTLLLRNDRMLAIIPDHTLRPRVGLTIAPDGTLDLYRLTSDGEWTLLWDIGPDDAPAINATAYLQAWGVDRENRRLFLFDTEGRDLTALVALDMETGKRRVLAESAESDIAGVLYHPSTHALQAFATMWTRTAWHAVDASIAPDLARLAAVDRGDLKVLSRSADLSRWVVQYMRSDAPIAYYLYDRPSGRATPLFVGTPALADLALSPLHPYEVTTPDGLRFVSYYLLPPSSDRDGDGIPNTPQPTVVLVHGGPSDERAQWAYGPFVHWLANRGYAVLYVNYRGSAGFGKTFMNAQNMEWGGKMHDDVVQQVEWAIARRIAAPGRVAIMGGSYGGYEVLVAMTMTPDRFACGIDLVGPSNLERFMPHWNVDRMAAVVGDPRTPEGRAFLRSRSPINFAANTSHPVLIGQGSNDSRVPKYQSDTVVTAMQRAGVPVVYAVYGDEGHGLLRPANTFSFWAIGEQFLARCLGGRAAAMGNAFDGSSVAIEAGIDYIPGLAAALKERK; via the coding sequence ATGGCGAGCGCGCTGCTCTCCATCTCGGCGTGTGGCGGAACCTCCGGCGGCGGCTCCGCCCCCCCGCCGGCCCCGCTCCTCCCGTTGCAGCTGCTGCTGGCACCGGCCACCAACGTCGCCCCGCAGGTCAGCCCCGACGGGCGGTGGATCTCGTTCCTCCGCCCCGTGAATGGCGCGATGAACCTCTTCGTGGCCCCGGCCGATTCCATCGGGGCGGCACGGGCAGTCACCACGCGGACGGGGCGCGGGCTGCAACCCTTCGACGTCAGCGGCAACGTTCTCTATCGGTGGACCCCCGACTCGCGCCGCCTGCTCTTTCCGCAGGACGCCAACGGCGATGAGAAGTGGAACCTCCACGTGGTGGACATCGCGTCGCGGGAAGAGCGGAACCTCACGCCGATCGCCGGAAAGGAAGTGTCCTTCCTGGCTTTCGACGCGAGCGATCCCAACGTGGCCGCGATCGCCGTGAAGGATCGCAGCCCGTACTTCCCCGACCTGTATCGGCTCGACCTCGCCACCGGCGAGCGCACGCTGCTGCTGCGGAACGACCGGATGCTCGCGATCATCCCGGACCACACGCTGCGCCCCCGCGTGGGACTGACGATTGCCCCTGACGGCACGCTCGACCTGTACCGCCTGACGAGCGACGGCGAGTGGACGCTGCTCTGGGACATCGGCCCCGATGATGCCCCAGCGATCAACGCCACCGCCTACCTGCAGGCCTGGGGGGTCGACCGGGAGAACCGGCGCCTCTTCCTCTTCGACACGGAGGGGCGGGACCTCACCGCGCTGGTGGCCCTCGACATGGAGACGGGCAAGCGCCGCGTCCTGGCCGAGAGCGCCGAAAGCGATATTGCCGGTGTCCTGTACCACCCGTCGACGCACGCGCTGCAGGCCTTCGCCACCATGTGGACGCGCACGGCCTGGCACGCCGTCGACGCGAGCATCGCCCCCGACCTGGCGCGCCTGGCGGCGGTCGACCGCGGCGACCTCAAGGTCCTCTCGCGCTCGGCCGACCTGTCGCGTTGGGTGGTGCAGTACATGCGCTCGGATGCCCCGATCGCGTACTACCTGTACGACCGTCCCTCGGGCCGCGCCACGCCGCTCTTCGTGGGGACGCCCGCCCTCGCCGATCTCGCCCTGTCGCCCCTGCACCCGTACGAGGTCACCACCCCCGACGGGCTGCGCTTCGTCTCGTACTACCTGCTCCCACCATCGAGCGACCGCGACGGCGACGGGATCCCTAACACGCCACAGCCGACGGTGGTCCTCGTACACGGCGGGCCGAGCGACGAACGCGCGCAATGGGCCTACGGGCCGTTCGTGCACTGGCTCGCCAACCGTGGCTACGCGGTGCTGTACGTGAACTACCGAGGCTCGGCCGGCTTCGGAAAGACGTTCATGAACGCCCAGAACATGGAATGGGGCGGCAAGATGCACGACGACGTCGTGCAGCAGGTGGAGTGGGCGATCGCGCGGCGCATCGCAGCCCCCGGACGCGTGGCCATCATGGGTGGCTCCTACGGCGGCTACGAAGTGCTCGTGGCGATGACCATGACCCCAGACCGCTTCGCCTGCGGCATCGACCTCGTAGGGCCCTCCAACCTCGAGCGCTTCATGCCGCACTGGAACGTCGATCGCATGGCGGCGGTGGTGGGCGATCCGCGCACGCCCGAGGGGCGCGCCTTTCTCCGCTCGCGCTCCCCCATCAACTTCGCCGCCAACACCAGTCACCCGGTGCTCATCGGCCAGGGGAGCAACGACTCGCGCGTCCCCAAGTACCAGTCGGACACCGTGGTCACCGCCATGCAGCGCGCCGGGGTGCCGGTGGTGTACGCCGTCTACGGCGACGAGGGACACGGCCTCCTGCGCCCTGCCAACACCTTCTCCTTCTGGGCCATCGGCGAGCAGTTCCTGGCCCGCTGCCTCGGCGGGCGCGCCGCTGCCATGGGGAACGCCTTCGACGGATCGAGCGTCGCCATCGAGGCCGGGATCGACTACATCCCCGGGCTGGCCGCCGCACTCAAGGAGCGCAAGTGA
- a CDS encoding MFS transporter codes for MIERRAYRRVTWRLIPFLFACYVAAYLDRVNVGFAKLQMLADLQMSETAYGIGAGIFFIGYFLFEVPSNLILHRTGARAWIARIMITWGLLSAATMWVTSATAFYALRFLLGIAEAGFFPGIVLYLTQWYPAPRRARIMALFMTAIAIAGVIGGPVSGWILSEMAGKNGWAGWQWLYLLEGIPAVLLGVATYFYLDDSIEGARWLPDDEKAVLRAQLRADPAGEEHVSVMAALRDSRVVLLAALYFCSILGLYGLAFWMPQLIRTLGVAEPWRVGMLSAIPYGVATVAMVLAGQSSDRRGERRWHLVGSALIGAVGLVGAAWFRTEPVAGMIAFSVAAAGILSLPPLFWTIPTTLLRGVSAAAGIAAINSVGNLSGFVSPYMIGAITDATGEATIGLYVLAASLVASAGLSIAATAPPTRR; via the coding sequence GTGATCGAACGCCGCGCGTACCGCCGCGTCACCTGGCGGTTGATCCCCTTCCTCTTCGCCTGCTACGTCGCCGCGTACCTCGACCGCGTCAACGTGGGCTTCGCCAAGCTGCAGATGCTCGCCGACCTGCAGATGAGCGAGACCGCGTACGGCATCGGCGCGGGGATCTTCTTCATCGGCTACTTCCTCTTCGAGGTGCCGAGCAACCTGATCCTGCATCGCACCGGGGCGCGCGCCTGGATCGCCCGCATCATGATCACGTGGGGGCTCCTGTCGGCGGCGACGATGTGGGTCACGAGCGCGACGGCGTTCTACGCCTTGCGCTTCCTATTGGGGATTGCCGAGGCAGGGTTCTTCCCCGGGATCGTCCTGTACCTGACGCAGTGGTATCCAGCGCCGCGTCGCGCGCGCATCATGGCGCTCTTCATGACGGCGATTGCCATCGCCGGCGTGATCGGCGGCCCCGTGTCCGGCTGGATCTTGAGCGAGATGGCGGGAAAGAACGGCTGGGCGGGATGGCAGTGGCTCTACCTGCTCGAGGGGATCCCCGCCGTGCTGCTGGGAGTGGCGACGTACTTCTACCTGGACGACTCCATCGAGGGAGCCCGATGGCTCCCTGATGACGAGAAGGCGGTGCTGCGTGCGCAGCTGCGTGCAGACCCCGCGGGCGAGGAGCACGTGAGCGTGATGGCCGCGCTGCGCGACTCGCGCGTCGTGCTGCTGGCCGCGCTGTACTTCTGCTCCATCCTCGGGCTCTACGGCCTCGCGTTCTGGATGCCGCAGCTCATTCGCACGTTAGGCGTGGCCGAGCCGTGGCGGGTCGGGATGCTCAGCGCCATTCCGTACGGCGTGGCGACGGTGGCGATGGTGCTGGCGGGGCAGAGTTCCGACCGACGCGGCGAGCGGCGCTGGCACTTGGTTGGGAGCGCACTGATTGGGGCCGTGGGACTCGTGGGCGCCGCCTGGTTCCGCACCGAGCCGGTGGCCGGGATGATCGCCTTCAGCGTCGCCGCGGCGGGGATCCTCTCGCTCCCGCCGCTCTTCTGGACGATTCCGACGACGCTGCTGCGCGGCGTCTCGGCCGCAGCGGGGATCGCGGCGATCAATTCGGTGGGGAACCTGTCGGGCTTCGTGAGCCCGTACATGATCGGCGCCATCACCGATGCGACGGGCGAGGCGACGATCGGGCTCTACGTGCTCGCCGCGAGCCTCGTGGCCTCGGCAGGGTTGTCGATTGCGGCGACCGCCCCACCGACGCGGCGTTAG
- a CDS encoding intradiol ring-cleavage dioxygenase: MAHNDFGGLHDDLRLTDASLRRRALLRLALGAGAMHLLGCSKDPAGLDDEGTPGNGSCSTIPSETAGPYPGDGSNGPNVLGQSGVVRSDIRSSFAGLSGTAVGIPLVVTLTLVSQSNGCAPLPGRAIYLWHCDRAGLYSLYSAGATSQNYLRGVQQTNAQGEVTFTTIFPGCYAGRWPHMHFEVYQSLATATSAGNKIATSQLAIPKAACDAVYATTGYASSLTNLSQVSLASDNVFADGASLQLATMGGNVVSGYTAALQVSI; encoded by the coding sequence ATGGCGCACAACGACTTTGGCGGATTGCACGACGACTTGCGGCTGACGGACGCCTCGTTGCGCCGTCGCGCCCTCCTTCGCCTGGCACTCGGCGCCGGCGCCATGCACCTGCTGGGGTGCAGCAAGGATCCCGCCGGACTCGACGACGAGGGGACCCCGGGCAACGGCTCGTGCAGCACGATCCCCTCCGAGACGGCCGGGCCGTATCCCGGTGACGGATCCAATGGTCCCAACGTGCTCGGGCAGTCCGGGGTAGTGCGAAGCGACATCCGCTCCAGCTTCGCAGGCCTGAGCGGGACCGCGGTCGGCATTCCGCTGGTAGTCACCCTCACGCTCGTGTCGCAGTCCAACGGCTGCGCCCCGCTGCCCGGACGCGCGATCTACCTGTGGCATTGCGACCGCGCCGGGCTCTACTCGCTCTACTCGGCCGGGGCCACGAGCCAGAACTACCTGCGCGGTGTGCAGCAGACCAACGCGCAGGGGGAGGTCACCTTCACCACGATCTTCCCGGGATGCTATGCGGGGCGATGGCCCCACATGCACTTCGAGGTCTATCAGAGCCTGGCGACCGCCACCAGCGCCGGGAACAAGATCGCGACCTCGCAGTTGGCGATTCCCAAGGCGGCGTGCGACGCGGTGTACGCCACCACCGGCTACGCCAGCAGCCTCACCAACCTGTCGCAGGTGTCGCTGGCCTCCGACAATGTCTTCGCCGACGGCGCCTCGTTGCAACTGGCGACCATGGGCGGGAACGTGGTGAGCGGCTACACCGCCGCGTTGCAGGTGTCGATCTAG
- a CDS encoding AMP-binding protein produces MDQAFTRVSDFVAWYAARTPDAEAAVQGDTRLTYAELHRQVESVARALLAAGIRKGDRVATLSPPNADFWITFLASVSIGAIWLGLNPRYRTDELKYLVGDAEPSLLFARTEFGGRRYDDEIAAMRAAAPSITRVVSLGDAAATAEGERLTDFIAAGASVPDESLDAARAGCGGREACLLVYTSGSTGQPKGALLHHEGIIAFSLAQNRAWPLENQRFLNYLPINHIGCVIDLSSPTLAAGGCIVFMEQFSPEGALDLTVKERINCLGSVPTVFQMQLALPNFDTYDLSGIELILWEGAAMPVEVIQRLREICPRLATNYGMTETTSAITIVTPTDDLDILANTVGVAFDGVEIRLMGDDGVVVPPGHAGEVQTRSIYNLLGYWRRPEATAQAFTADGWFRTGDVAEQRADGRYRLVGRLKEMYKSGGYNVYPREVEDAIHSHPDVIMAAVVSRPDPLWQEVGVAFVVAREGTSSEALEAYCRERLANYKLPKAFILCDSLPLLPIGKVDKVELKRRAMAG; encoded by the coding sequence ATGGACCAGGCCTTCACGAGGGTCAGCGACTTCGTCGCATGGTACGCGGCCCGCACCCCCGACGCAGAAGCGGCCGTTCAGGGCGATACGCGCCTCACCTACGCCGAGCTGCACCGCCAGGTGGAGTCGGTGGCGCGCGCACTCCTCGCCGCGGGCATCCGGAAGGGCGATCGGGTTGCCACGCTCTCCCCTCCCAACGCCGACTTCTGGATCACCTTCCTCGCCAGCGTCTCCATCGGCGCGATCTGGTTGGGACTCAACCCACGCTATCGTACCGATGAGCTGAAGTACCTGGTGGGCGACGCCGAGCCGTCGCTCCTCTTTGCCCGCACCGAGTTCGGGGGACGGCGCTACGATGACGAGATCGCGGCGATGCGAGCGGCGGCGCCGTCCATCACGCGCGTGGTCTCGTTGGGCGATGCAGCCGCAACGGCCGAGGGCGAGCGACTTACCGACTTCATCGCGGCCGGCGCCAGCGTGCCTGACGAGTCGCTCGACGCCGCGCGCGCCGGCTGCGGCGGTCGGGAGGCGTGCCTCCTGGTGTACACCTCCGGCTCCACCGGACAGCCCAAGGGGGCGTTGCTGCATCACGAGGGGATCATCGCGTTCTCGCTGGCGCAGAACCGCGCCTGGCCGCTCGAGAACCAGCGTTTCCTCAACTACCTCCCGATCAATCACATCGGCTGCGTCATCGACCTCTCCAGCCCCACGCTCGCTGCGGGGGGATGCATCGTCTTCATGGAGCAGTTCTCACCCGAGGGGGCGCTCGACCTCACGGTGAAGGAGCGCATCAACTGCCTGGGATCGGTGCCGACCGTCTTCCAGATGCAACTCGCCCTCCCCAACTTCGACACCTACGACCTGTCGGGGATCGAGCTGATCCTCTGGGAGGGGGCGGCGATGCCGGTGGAAGTCATCCAGCGCCTGCGGGAGATCTGCCCGCGCCTGGCGACCAACTACGGCATGACGGAGACGACCAGCGCGATCACGATCGTGACCCCCACCGACGACCTCGACATCCTCGCCAATACCGTCGGCGTCGCCTTTGACGGGGTCGAGATCCGGCTCATGGGCGACGACGGCGTGGTGGTCCCGCCAGGCCACGCCGGCGAAGTGCAGACGCGCTCGATCTACAACCTCCTCGGCTACTGGCGCCGCCCCGAGGCGACGGCCCAGGCCTTCACCGCCGACGGCTGGTTCCGCACCGGCGACGTCGCCGAGCAGCGCGCCGATGGGCGCTATCGCCTGGTGGGGCGGCTCAAGGAGATGTACAAGTCGGGTGGCTACAACGTCTACCCGCGCGAAGTCGAGGATGCGATCCACTCGCACCCCGACGTGATCATGGCCGCGGTCGTGAGTCGCCCCGATCCGCTCTGGCAGGAGGTCGGGGTCGCGTTCGTCGTGGCGCGCGAGGGGACGTCGAGTGAGGCCCTCGAGGCGTACTGCCGTGAGCGCCTCGCCAACTACAAGCTCCCGAAGGCCTTCATCCTGTGCGATTCGTTGCCCCTGCTCCCCATCGGCAAGGTCGACAAGGTTGAATTGAAGCGGCGCGCGATGGCTGGGTAG
- a CDS encoding serine hydrolase, with the protein MSLKFDVPYPRTVMTIARLARTAVFPLAALVVGVPVATAGAQSGDLQGFVTRELNGLQARSSIYAKHLASGKTVELRADVPMNTLSVIKIPVMILAFRDAEAGKLKLGERYTIRPEDLRRGSGLLQTFDVGVSPTYRDLIEQMIITSDNTATDIMIRTVGLARVNAMLAELGFRETRLNRTAGDLFREVWIRADAKHASMTDREVYDRGFPSDAESSRRSFTLEGDSTRWLGRTTAREMATMLEGILNAKYASKLSSEVMVGMLRRQFYASRLPQRIQFRASVAHKTGDWPPIAGNDVGIVFYPGGPSIVSVFTNQNTGDFFELESTLGRIAERVVDTWK; encoded by the coding sequence TTGTCCCTGAAGTTCGACGTCCCCTATCCCCGGACCGTCATGACGATCGCCCGTCTCGCCCGCACTGCCGTCTTTCCGCTCGCCGCGCTCGTGGTGGGCGTCCCCGTTGCAACTGCCGGCGCGCAATCGGGCGACCTCCAGGGGTTCGTGACGCGAGAACTCAACGGGCTGCAGGCCCGGAGCTCGATCTACGCCAAGCACCTCGCATCGGGCAAGACGGTCGAGCTGCGCGCCGACGTCCCGATGAACACGCTCAGCGTGATCAAGATCCCGGTGATGATCCTCGCCTTCCGCGACGCCGAGGCGGGGAAGCTCAAGCTGGGCGAGCGCTACACCATCCGCCCCGAGGACCTGCGCCGAGGGAGCGGGCTGCTGCAGACCTTTGACGTCGGCGTGAGCCCCACGTATCGCGACCTCATCGAGCAGATGATCATCACCAGCGACAACACGGCGACGGACATCATGATCCGCACCGTGGGGCTGGCCCGGGTGAACGCGATGCTGGCCGAGCTGGGCTTCCGCGAGACTCGGCTCAACCGCACCGCCGGCGATCTCTTTCGCGAGGTCTGGATCCGTGCCGATGCCAAGCACGCCTCGATGACCGATCGCGAGGTGTACGATCGCGGCTTCCCCAGCGACGCGGAATCGTCGCGGCGCAGCTTCACGCTCGAGGGCGACTCGACGCGCTGGCTCGGGCGCACGACCGCCCGCGAGATGGCGACGATGCTGGAGGGGATCCTCAACGCGAAGTACGCGTCGAAGCTGTCGAGCGAGGTGATGGTCGGGATGCTGCGCCGACAGTTCTACGCCTCGCGCCTCCCGCAGCGCATCCAGTTCCGCGCCTCGGTGGCGCACAAGACCGGCGACTGGCCGCCGATCGCCGGCAACGATGTGGGGATCGTCTTCTACCCGGGCGGTCCGTCGATCGTGAGCGTCTTCACCAACCAGAACACCGGCGACTTCTTCGAATTGGAGTCGACGCTGGGGCGGATCGCCGAGCGGGTGGTCGATACCTGGAAGTAG